The Salvelinus sp. IW2-2015 unplaced genomic scaffold, ASM291031v2 Un_scaffold1866, whole genome shotgun sequence genome includes a window with the following:
- the LOC112072261 gene encoding CD81 antigen: FQFFFLLVCLFACEVAAGIWGFSNRDTISKEMINFYDAAYIKSVDIVDSSSKTAAIKVLEVFHETLDCCGKGDDSPLFKQVAGTLCPKKTQDDALLKPQSCHLKLKDLFSEKLCLIGLAALVVAVIMIFEMIFTMVLCCAIRNATPVY; encoded by the exons tttcagtTCTTCTTCCTGTTGGTGTGCCTTTTCGCCTGTGAGGTAGCTGCTGGGATCTGGGGATTTAGTAACCGAGACACA ATCTCCAAGGAGATGATCAACTTCTACGATGCGGCGTACATCAAGTCAGTGGACATCGTAGACTCTTCCAGCAAAACAGCTGCTATCAAGGTCCTGGAAGTGTTCCACGAGACG CTGGACTGCTGTGGTAAAGGAGATGACTCCCCCTTATTCAAACAAGTAGCCGGAACTCTGTGTCCCAAGAAGACCCAGGACGATGCCTTGTTGAAACCTCAG AGCTGTCATCTGAAGCTGAAGGACCTGTTCTCTGAGAAGCTCTGCCTGATTGGTCTAGCTGCCCTGGTGGTCGCTGTCATCATG ATCTTTGAGATGATATTCACCATGGTTCTCTGCTGTGCGATCCGCAACGCCACCCCGGTGTACTAG